From one Amycolatopsis sp. FDAARGOS 1241 genomic stretch:
- a CDS encoding LysE/ArgO family amino acid transporter, with translation MVPALAAGFGTGLSLIVAIGAQNTFVLQQGLRGGSVVPLIALCALSDVVLIAAGVSGVGVVLHRWPAAITTIGVAGGLFLVTYGFLAARRAFRPGALTVGAVEPVSPGRTVLTGLALTWLNPHVYLDTVLLLGSVAAGHGSSRWVFGAGAALASAVWFSALGLGARRLAGLFARPAAWRVLDALIAATMTTLGVSLLVTQLQT, from the coding sequence GTGGTTCCCGCACTCGCGGCCGGCTTCGGCACCGGCCTCTCGCTCATCGTCGCCATCGGCGCGCAGAACACGTTCGTCCTCCAGCAGGGCCTGCGCGGCGGCTCAGTCGTGCCGCTCATCGCGCTCTGCGCGCTGTCCGACGTCGTCCTCATCGCCGCGGGCGTGAGCGGCGTCGGCGTGGTCCTGCACCGCTGGCCCGCCGCCATCACCACCATCGGCGTCGCCGGCGGCCTGTTCCTGGTGACGTACGGCTTTCTCGCGGCCCGCCGCGCCTTTCGGCCCGGCGCGCTGACCGTCGGGGCCGTAGAACCGGTTTCGCCGGGCCGCACAGTGCTCACGGGACTCGCGTTGACCTGGCTCAACCCCCACGTCTATCTCGACACGGTCCTGCTGCTGGGCTCCGTCGCCGCCGGCCACGGCAGTTCCCGCTGGGTCTTCGGCGCGGGAGCGGCACTCGCGAGCGCGGTGTGGTTCTCCGCGCTGGGTCTCGGCGCCCGGAGGCTCGCTGGCCTCTTCGCGCGACCTGCTGCCTGGCGGGTGCTCGACGCCCTCATCGCGGCGACGATGACCACGCTCGGCGTTTCCCTGCTGGTCACACAGCTGCAGACCTAG
- a CDS encoding hydroxymethylglutaryl-CoA lyase, with protein MTGTDEVLITEVVLRDGLQDEARTVPTPDKLRLARGLVDAGLRALEVGSFVSKRRVPQMADTDELLRTLDPATSPAALHTLVFTERGAQQAVDAGARSVRLVVSASDGHSAANAGVPTEGALARLESCAEILSNAGVTIEATIATAFVCPFDGDTDPARTAATAVRLAKLGASVLHLADTIGAANPSLLRRGIEAVRDALPELPLGLHLHDTYGFAAANAWEGLRLGIRRFDSSLGGIGGCPFAPGASGNIATDDLVHLLHREGIATGIDVAKLAALRDEVRVAVGHPLGSALASVPAVPATLA; from the coding sequence ATGACCGGCACCGACGAAGTCCTGATCACCGAAGTCGTCCTGCGCGATGGCCTGCAGGACGAGGCCCGCACCGTGCCCACGCCCGACAAGCTCCGCCTCGCCCGCGGCCTGGTCGACGCCGGGCTCCGCGCCCTGGAGGTCGGCTCGTTCGTCTCGAAGCGGCGCGTGCCGCAGATGGCCGACACCGACGAGCTCCTGCGCACCCTCGACCCGGCCACCAGCCCCGCCGCGCTGCACACGCTCGTGTTCACCGAGCGCGGTGCGCAGCAGGCGGTCGACGCCGGCGCCCGATCCGTCCGGCTCGTGGTCTCGGCGAGCGACGGCCACAGCGCCGCCAACGCCGGTGTCCCCACCGAAGGCGCGCTGGCGCGGCTCGAAAGCTGCGCCGAGATCCTGAGCAATGCAGGCGTGACGATCGAGGCGACCATCGCGACCGCGTTCGTGTGCCCGTTCGACGGCGACACCGACCCCGCGCGCACCGCCGCCACCGCGGTCCGGCTGGCGAAGCTCGGCGCGAGCGTGCTGCACCTCGCCGACACGATCGGCGCGGCGAACCCCAGCCTGCTGCGCCGCGGGATCGAAGCCGTGCGCGACGCACTGCCGGAGCTGCCGCTCGGCCTGCACCTGCACGACACCTACGGCTTCGCGGCCGCCAACGCGTGGGAAGGCCTGCGGCTCGGCATCCGCCGCTTCGACTCGTCGCTCGGCGGCATCGGCGGCTGCCCGTTCGCGCCCGGCGCGTCGGGCAACATCGCGACCGACGACCTCGTGCACCTGCTGCACCGCGAGGGCATCGCCACGGGGATCGACGTCGCGAAGCTCGCCGCGCTGCGCGACGAGGTCCGGGTCGCGGTCGGCCACCCGCTCGGTTCGGCGCTCGCCTCGGTTCCGGCCGTCCCCGCAACGCTGGCCTGA
- a CDS encoding helix-turn-helix transcriptional regulator: MSSRPPVLEQLHAATERLAEIRLAQGWGLREMGRVLGVGAPTIHAYTSRALTTSTLPLLDAYARQLGCRVRVLLVEDDPGEQRHPWRDRMPHGEVCADTHGMTEAWRLQRNLHRLRREAGHSRDEFAAALGLRPITLWRLETNPAAADAAFTNVMVLARFFGYTLQLRLEREQPLAP, from the coding sequence GTGAGCTCGCGACCGCCGGTGCTCGAACAGCTCCATGCCGCAACGGAGAGGCTGGCCGAAATCCGGCTGGCGCAGGGCTGGGGCCTCCGGGAGATGGGCCGGGTGCTCGGCGTGGGGGCGCCGACCATCCACGCGTACACGTCACGGGCGTTGACCACGAGCACGTTGCCGCTCCTCGACGCGTACGCGCGGCAGCTCGGATGCCGGGTGCGGGTGCTGCTCGTCGAGGACGACCCGGGCGAGCAGCGGCACCCGTGGCGTGACCGCATGCCGCACGGTGAGGTCTGCGCGGACACGCACGGCATGACGGAGGCGTGGCGCCTGCAGCGGAACCTGCACCGGCTGCGCCGCGAAGCCGGCCACAGCCGCGATGAGTTCGCGGCGGCGCTCGGCCTGCGGCCGATCACGCTGTGGCGGCTGGAGACCAACCCGGCGGCCGCGGACGCCGCGTTCACGAACGTCATGGTGCTGGCGCGCTTCTTCGGCTACACGCTGCAGCTGCGGCTGGAACGCGAGCAACCCCTCGCGCCCTGA
- a CDS encoding CaiB/BaiF CoA-transferase family protein — translation MSDRGPLTGVRVVELGNFIAAPTAGRLLADFGADVVKVERPGSGDELRRWRLHAGDTSLLFRTLGRNKRSITLDLRSAEGQDVARKLIAKADVVLENFRPGTLERWGLGPDELKELNPGLVLVRVSGYGQTGPYRDRPGFGGVAEAVGGLRALTGYPDRPPTRVGVSLADSVAGLYAVIGALMGLLRREREHDGGEVVDVALYEAVYSLMESLVPDYDAFGATREPAGSALPGIAPSNTYRCGDGKYIVVSGNGDAIFRRLAHAIGRPDLAEDPALADNAGRVANTARLDQVIGDWAAGLSQEAAEATLRAADVPCGPILTAEDITKDPHFEARGMHQRRAVRIGDDNVEVTFPGVVPALGEHPGSVRTLGPELGEHTDDVLAELGFDDDTRARLRADHVI, via the coding sequence ATGAGTGATCGAGGCCCCCTGACCGGGGTGCGGGTGGTCGAACTGGGCAACTTCATCGCCGCGCCGACCGCCGGCAGACTGCTTGCCGACTTCGGTGCCGACGTCGTCAAGGTCGAACGCCCCGGAAGCGGCGACGAGCTGCGCCGCTGGCGCCTGCACGCGGGCGACACCTCCCTGCTCTTCCGCACGCTCGGCCGCAACAAGCGCTCGATCACGCTCGACCTGCGCTCGGCCGAAGGCCAGGACGTCGCGCGCAAGCTCATCGCCAAGGCCGACGTCGTGCTGGAGAACTTCCGCCCCGGCACGCTCGAGCGCTGGGGTCTCGGCCCGGACGAACTCAAGGAGCTCAACCCCGGCCTCGTGCTGGTGCGCGTCTCCGGCTACGGCCAGACCGGCCCGTACCGCGACCGCCCGGGCTTCGGCGGTGTCGCCGAGGCGGTCGGCGGCCTGCGCGCCCTCACCGGCTACCCCGACCGTCCGCCGACGCGCGTCGGCGTGAGCCTCGCCGACTCCGTCGCCGGGCTCTACGCGGTGATCGGCGCGCTCATGGGCCTGCTGCGCCGCGAACGCGAGCACGACGGCGGCGAGGTCGTCGACGTCGCGCTGTACGAGGCCGTCTACTCCCTGATGGAGTCGCTCGTGCCGGACTACGACGCGTTCGGCGCGACCCGCGAACCCGCCGGCTCCGCACTGCCCGGCATCGCGCCGTCCAACACCTACCGCTGCGGCGACGGCAAGTACATCGTGGTCAGCGGCAACGGCGACGCCATCTTCCGCCGCCTCGCCCACGCCATCGGCCGCCCCGACCTCGCCGAAGATCCGGCGCTGGCCGACAACGCCGGCCGCGTCGCCAACACCGCGCGGCTCGACCAGGTCATCGGCGACTGGGCCGCCGGGCTCTCGCAGGAAGCCGCCGAAGCCACGCTGCGCGCCGCCGACGTGCCCTGCGGCCCGATCCTCACCGCCGAGGACATCACCAAGGACCCGCACTTCGAAGCCCGCGGCATGCACCAGCGCCGCGCCGTGCGCATCGGCGACGACAACGTCGAGGTCACCTTCCCCGGCGTCGTCCCCGCGCTCGGCGAGCATCCCGGCAGCGTCCGGACGCTCGGCCCCGAGCTCGGCGAGCACACCGACGACGTGCTGGCCGAGCTTGGTTTCGACGACGACACCCGCGCGCGCCTGCGCGCCGACCACGTGATCTGA
- a CDS encoding DUF397 domain-containing protein has translation MSEEFAGRWRKASASNASSDCVEVAVAGHGEAWGIRDSKDPRAGYIELGGAGWQGLLEAIKAQ, from the coding sequence ATGAGCGAGGAGTTTGCGGGCAGGTGGCGCAAGGCCTCCGCCAGCAACGCCAGTAGTGATTGCGTCGAGGTCGCAGTGGCAGGCCATGGTGAAGCCTGGGGCATCCGGGACTCGAAGGACCCCCGCGCGGGGTACATCGAACTCGGCGGCGCTGGGTGGCAGGGTCTGCTCGAAGCGATCAAAGCGCAGTAG
- a CDS encoding helix-turn-helix transcriptional regulator — MRDKPGLRRRRLVGALRRLREEAGLNLTQAAQAAGFSEAKLSRVEAFKSSINGDDTYALAMALGADEATANALVVLARSARQRLWWDSYLGEGLGRFGDFLELESDAVEIRQYVIDLIPGRLQTPEYTRAVMKHFFPDAEVEEIEARVQLRLDRQSRIAAPVWYIVDEAALIRPVGGPEVMADQLDRLANEASKPRNTLQILPTDVTGHSAMGATFSLFRLSDDSIYATQDTLTGGIYFEDRAEVAVYEAAWSRLQATAVDFERSVKLVRESRDRHRSAS; from the coding sequence ATGCGTGACAAGCCCGGTCTGCGGCGGCGTCGACTGGTCGGCGCGCTTCGCCGACTTCGCGAAGAAGCCGGACTGAACCTCACCCAGGCCGCGCAGGCTGCCGGCTTCAGTGAGGCGAAGCTGTCTCGGGTGGAGGCCTTCAAGAGCTCGATCAACGGCGACGACACCTACGCCCTGGCGATGGCATTGGGCGCAGATGAGGCCACAGCGAACGCGCTCGTGGTGCTCGCGCGGAGCGCCAGGCAACGCCTGTGGTGGGATTCGTATCTGGGCGAAGGACTCGGCAGGTTCGGAGACTTCCTGGAGCTGGAAAGCGATGCGGTCGAGATCCGCCAGTACGTCATCGACTTGATTCCCGGCCGGCTGCAAACGCCGGAGTACACCCGCGCAGTGATGAAACACTTCTTTCCGGACGCCGAAGTCGAAGAGATCGAAGCGCGAGTGCAGCTGCGCCTCGATCGGCAGAGCCGGATCGCGGCTCCAGTGTGGTACATCGTCGATGAAGCGGCATTGATCCGGCCGGTAGGCGGTCCCGAGGTGATGGCGGACCAGCTCGACCGGCTCGCAAACGAGGCGAGCAAGCCGCGCAACACCTTGCAGATCCTTCCGACCGACGTGACCGGGCATTCTGCGATGGGCGCGACTTTCTCCCTCTTCCGCCTATCCGACGATTCGATCTATGCCACGCAAGACACCTTGACCGGCGGGATCTACTTCGAAGATCGCGCAGAAGTTGCGGTGTACGAAGCTGCGTGGAGTCGACTGCAGGCCACCGCTGTGGACTTCGAGCGCAGCGTTAAGCTCGTCCGGGAATCGAGAGATAGGCACCGGAGCGCATCATGA
- a CDS encoding AMP-binding protein, giving the protein MRDDVVEASSTIGHPPDAVWQIIGSPELYPRFVPAISWCEVTDAAERGRGPRCLIRLAPDRDTLVEGRIHAVVYRPGEHVVWCGLPDERNWVSFELRPLPRGATELVLRMMLPSFPAERADLLSRSSVKGMLRELTQRIDLQLSGEAAEPPEYDRATALRTANTLVRAGVLKSGRPDRVVKQLNSLSQWGATIAGGYLAATARGADDVAVHDERNSRTFRDVDERSNQLAHSLAKLGVQPGRRVALMCRNHAAMVEAFVGCSKLGVDVVLLNTGLSPAAVEDVLTEHQPAAVLADDEFAQTIANVRGDFPRVSTWDDAEQGYRTVDELIHDAPVTRPKPVKRPGQIVVLTSGTTGAPKGARRPTPKGLSTAATMLARIPLRARDKIAVAAPLFHSWGLAALQIGMSVRAELSLIRRFDAEATLRMIAEHRCDALFAVPIMLQRIHDLPDRVRARYDLSSLRIVASSGSAMSGAFVTSFMDTFGDILYNFYGSTEVSWASIADPVDLRAAPTTAGRCPPGTRIAILDDERKLVPPGDEGQIFVGNDMLFDGYTNGSSVPRSKDLMATGDVGFQDAAGRLFVTGRADEMIVSGGENVFPRPVEEALVALPGVSEAAVVGVPDAEFGQRLAAYVVLRRGARMHAEDVRHYIHQRLARFAVPRDVYFVPELPRNATGKILKRMLNDDLWPLPQA; this is encoded by the coding sequence ATGCGAGACGATGTTGTCGAGGCGAGTTCCACCATCGGGCACCCGCCCGACGCGGTGTGGCAGATCATCGGCTCGCCCGAGCTGTACCCGAGATTCGTACCGGCGATCAGCTGGTGCGAGGTGACCGACGCCGCGGAACGCGGCCGGGGTCCGCGCTGCCTCATCCGGCTGGCCCCCGACCGCGACACGCTCGTCGAGGGCAGGATCCACGCGGTGGTGTACCGGCCCGGCGAGCACGTGGTCTGGTGCGGGCTGCCCGACGAGCGCAACTGGGTCTCGTTCGAGCTGCGCCCGCTCCCCCGCGGGGCCACGGAACTCGTGCTCCGCATGATGCTCCCGTCGTTCCCGGCCGAACGCGCCGACCTGCTGTCGCGCTCGTCCGTCAAGGGCATGCTGAGGGAACTGACGCAGCGGATCGACCTGCAGTTGTCCGGCGAAGCCGCCGAGCCGCCCGAGTACGACCGCGCGACCGCGCTGCGCACGGCCAACACGCTCGTGCGCGCGGGCGTGCTCAAGTCCGGCCGGCCCGACCGGGTCGTGAAGCAGCTCAACTCGTTGTCGCAGTGGGGCGCCACGATCGCCGGCGGCTACCTCGCGGCCACCGCGCGCGGGGCCGACGACGTGGCGGTGCACGACGAGCGCAACAGCCGCACGTTCCGCGACGTCGACGAGCGCAGCAACCAGCTCGCCCACTCGCTCGCGAAGCTGGGTGTCCAGCCCGGCCGGCGCGTGGCGCTGATGTGCCGCAACCACGCGGCGATGGTCGAGGCGTTCGTCGGCTGCAGCAAGCTCGGTGTCGACGTGGTGCTGCTCAACACCGGCCTCTCCCCCGCCGCCGTCGAGGACGTGCTCACCGAGCACCAGCCCGCGGCGGTGCTGGCCGACGACGAATTCGCCCAGACCATCGCCAACGTGCGGGGCGACTTCCCGCGCGTGAGCACGTGGGACGACGCTGAGCAGGGCTACCGGACCGTTGACGAGCTGATCCACGACGCCCCGGTCACGCGGCCGAAGCCGGTGAAGCGGCCCGGCCAGATCGTGGTCCTCACGTCCGGCACCACCGGCGCTCCGAAGGGCGCGCGCCGCCCGACGCCGAAGGGCCTGAGCACCGCCGCGACCATGCTCGCGCGGATCCCGTTGCGGGCGCGGGACAAGATTGCGGTCGCCGCGCCGCTGTTCCACAGCTGGGGCCTCGCGGCGCTGCAGATCGGCATGTCGGTGCGGGCGGAGCTGTCCCTGATCCGCCGGTTCGACGCCGAGGCGACGCTGCGCATGATCGCCGAGCACCGCTGCGACGCGCTGTTCGCCGTGCCGATCATGCTGCAGCGCATCCACGACCTGCCCGATCGCGTGCGCGCGCGCTACGACCTGTCTTCGCTGCGGATCGTGGCGAGCAGCGGCTCGGCGATGTCGGGCGCGTTCGTCACGTCCTTCATGGACACCTTCGGCGACATCCTCTACAACTTCTACGGCTCCACCGAGGTTTCGTGGGCGAGCATCGCCGACCCGGTCGACCTGCGCGCCGCGCCGACCACCGCCGGCCGCTGCCCGCCGGGCACGCGCATCGCGATCCTCGACGACGAGCGCAAGCTCGTGCCGCCCGGTGACGAGGGCCAGATCTTCGTCGGCAACGACATGCTCTTCGACGGCTACACCAACGGGTCCAGCGTGCCGCGGTCGAAAGACCTGATGGCCACCGGTGACGTCGGCTTCCAGGACGCGGCGGGCCGGCTGTTCGTCACCGGCCGGGCCGACGAGATGATCGTCTCCGGCGGCGAGAACGTGTTCCCGCGCCCGGTCGAGGAAGCGCTCGTCGCGCTGCCCGGGGTGTCCGAGGCCGCGGTCGTCGGCGTGCCGGACGCCGAGTTCGGCCAGCGGCTCGCGGCCTACGTCGTGCTGCGCCGCGGTGCGCGGATGCACGCGGAGGACGTGCGGCACTACATCCACCAGCGGCTCGCGCGCTTCGCCGTGCCGCGAGACGTCTACTTCGTGCCGGAGCTCCCGCGCAACGCGACGGGCAAGATCCTCAAGCGGATGCTCAACGACGACCTGTGGCCGCTGCCCCAGGCCTGA
- a CDS encoding LysR family transcriptional regulator ArgP encodes MSDLPLDQVRTLLAVVDEQSFDRAAAVLHVTPSAVSQRVKALERRMGRVLIQRAKPVRLTDSGQVLVRFARQLTRLEADTRAELGLADSGPTTLPIAVNADSLATWFLPALAAVPPDPPICFDLRSDDQDHTAALLREGLVMAAVTSAPHPVQGCTSTRLGRMRYRAVAAPAFVSRWLADRPLRQALPDAPVVLFDPKDDLQDRFVRSVTRRPVIGGVRHFVPSSESFADAVAAGLGWGMVPELQLPELRLHGDPLVDLAPDRPADVPLYWQQWKLDSPALATVAEAVTKAAGERLRT; translated from the coding sequence ATGTCGGATCTTCCTCTCGACCAGGTGCGGACGCTGCTCGCGGTCGTCGACGAGCAGTCGTTCGACCGCGCGGCGGCGGTGCTGCACGTGACTCCGTCGGCGGTGAGCCAGCGGGTGAAGGCGCTGGAGCGGCGCATGGGCCGCGTGCTGATCCAGCGGGCGAAACCCGTGCGGCTCACCGATTCGGGTCAGGTGCTGGTGCGGTTCGCGCGCCAGCTCACGCGGCTGGAAGCCGACACGCGCGCCGAACTCGGGCTCGCGGACAGCGGCCCGACGACCCTGCCGATCGCCGTGAACGCCGACTCCCTGGCCACCTGGTTCCTGCCCGCGCTCGCTGCCGTGCCGCCCGATCCGCCGATCTGCTTCGACCTGCGCAGCGACGACCAGGACCACACCGCCGCGCTCCTGCGCGAGGGCCTGGTGATGGCCGCCGTCACCTCGGCGCCGCACCCGGTGCAGGGCTGCACGTCGACGCGTCTGGGCCGGATGCGCTACCGCGCTGTCGCGGCACCGGCGTTCGTTTCGCGGTGGCTCGCGGACCGGCCCCTGCGCCAAGCCCTGCCCGACGCGCCCGTGGTTCTGTTCGACCCCAAGGACGACCTCCAGGACCGGTTCGTCCGCAGCGTCACCCGCCGGCCGGTCATCGGCGGGGTGCGCCACTTCGTCCCGTCCTCGGAGTCGTTCGCCGACGCGGTCGCCGCAGGCCTCGGCTGGGGCATGGTCCCGGAACTGCAGCTGCCCGAACTCCGGCTCCACGGCGACCCGCTCGTGGACCTCGCCCCCGACCGGCCCGCCGACGTCCCGCTCTACTGGCAGCAGTGGAAACTCGACTCACCCGCCCTCGCGACGGTCGCCGAGGCTGTCACGAAAGCGGCGGGCGAGAGGTTGCGCACATGA
- a CDS encoding TMEM175 family protein: MERKKSVERLVFFTDAVVAIALTLLVLPLADIVPELVAKHAEPVEAITKNFGPIFSFVLSFVVIARMWWGHHRIFEEVRAYSTPLVYVNFLWIFTIAVLPFPTEITGSFGANRFAAMFYTGTIFASSAAQSAMVLIVRRDRTVAMSADSVTDRWLAGSLLATLAMLNAFVVAAFKPALGYYALLLLIPAGWVAAWLTRRKGES; the protein is encoded by the coding sequence GTGGAGCGGAAGAAATCAGTCGAACGCCTCGTTTTCTTCACCGATGCCGTGGTCGCCATCGCGCTGACGTTGCTCGTCCTGCCGCTGGCGGACATCGTGCCGGAGCTGGTCGCGAAGCACGCCGAACCGGTCGAGGCGATCACAAAGAACTTCGGCCCGATCTTCAGCTTCGTGCTGAGCTTCGTGGTGATCGCGCGGATGTGGTGGGGCCACCACCGGATCTTCGAAGAGGTCCGCGCTTACAGCACGCCGCTCGTGTACGTGAACTTCTTGTGGATCTTCACCATCGCCGTGCTACCGTTTCCCACCGAGATCACCGGCTCGTTCGGGGCGAACCGCTTCGCGGCGATGTTCTACACCGGCACCATCTTCGCGAGCAGCGCCGCCCAGTCGGCGATGGTGCTCATCGTCCGCCGGGACCGGACCGTGGCCATGAGCGCCGATTCGGTCACCGACCGGTGGCTCGCCGGCTCGTTGCTGGCCACGCTCGCGATGCTCAACGCTTTCGTGGTGGCCGCCTTCAAACCCGCGCTCGGCTACTACGCGCTGTTGCTCCTCATCCCGGCGGGATGGGTTGCCGCGTGGCTGACCCGCCGCAAGGGCGAAAGCTGA